The Planococcus liqunii genome includes a region encoding these proteins:
- a CDS encoding ABC transporter permease has translation MTDYIEQDASRTVEFPLSETIASSKRPARPTVLATIGAFATRALLRIKHVPEQMFDVTLFPVIFLLMFTYLFGGAIAGSTAEYLQFLLPGILVMTVSQITMYTGIDLNNDIRKGIFDRFRTLPIWLPAALIGALLVDVIRYSIASIIMIGLGLLLGFRPEGGFIGVLGALALILIFSFSFSWIWTAFGLIVRSEKSLMMLSFLVMMPLTFISNVFVDPSTLPSWLQGFVSINPISILATAVRGFMHGTVTAEQIIWVLVVSVILTAIFAPFTMYLYRNKE, from the coding sequence ATGACCGATTACATCGAACAAGATGCGTCAAGAACAGTTGAGTTTCCCTTGTCTGAAACCATTGCTTCGAGCAAACGTCCTGCTCGCCCTACCGTATTAGCGACCATTGGAGCTTTCGCCACTCGTGCATTGCTGCGCATCAAACATGTGCCGGAGCAGATGTTTGATGTTACGTTATTTCCGGTTATCTTTCTGCTAATGTTCACGTATTTGTTCGGCGGCGCCATTGCCGGTTCAACTGCTGAATACCTTCAATTCCTGCTGCCGGGGATTCTTGTCATGACCGTGTCGCAGATTACGATGTACACCGGCATTGATTTGAACAACGATATCCGTAAAGGCATTTTTGACCGCTTCCGCACCTTGCCGATCTGGCTGCCTGCTGCATTAATCGGGGCCTTGCTGGTTGATGTCATCCGCTATTCCATCGCTTCTATTATCATGATTGGCCTCGGCCTGCTGCTTGGGTTCCGGCCGGAAGGCGGATTTATCGGGGTGCTTGGGGCTCTTGCATTGATTCTCATTTTCTCATTCAGTTTTTCCTGGATTTGGACAGCTTTCGGATTGATAGTGCGCTCCGAAAAATCATTGATGATGCTCAGTTTTCTGGTCATGATGCCATTGACCTTTATCAGCAATGTCTTTGTAGACCCCTCCACTTTGCCGTCCTGGCTGCAAGGTTTTGTGAGCATCAATCCGATATCCATCCTCGCCACGGCGGTCCGTGGATTTATGCACGGTACGGTGACGGCCGAACAAATCATTTGGGTATTGGTTGTTTCGGTGATTCTGACTGCCATCTTTGCGCCGTTTACGATGTATCTGTATCGGAATAAAGAATAA